The Desulfobacterales bacterium genome contains a region encoding:
- a CDS encoding AAA-like domain-containing protein: MKKFNYTGVCIPEKHYMVNISNKLSKIMEMIEEGEYFTINRPRQYGKTTTLDMLERTLPDKDYLAILISFEGVGDLMFQDEIRFSKDFLEILSENILSHKNLSEYLRQESGQVIGLRDISKVITSIVQKTEKKIVLMIDEVDKSSNNQLFLNFLGMLRNKYLNRNKGKNSTFHSVILAGVHDVKSLKLKIRSTDEQKYNSPWNIAVDFKVDLSFSPEEIRTMLDEYRIDKNVKIDAGQISEKLYYYTSGYPFLVSKLCRIIDDEIMHEKKEIEWTEKDVEAAVQIILKESNTNFDSLIKNLENNEKLYQTVYQIIIEGLEKTYNIHNPVINMGIMYGIFRENYKVKIHNRIYEQLIYNYLSSKLETSMDIGSYNFRNNFLQADGYLDFSKILIKFQEFMRKEYSERDISFLERNGRLIFLAFLKPVINGKGYDFKEVQISEEKRLDVVVTYLERRYVVELKVWHGPEAHAKGILQLKDYIDRIDVNEGYLIIYDFRGKKEWKQEQIMVENKEIFMIWV, encoded by the coding sequence ATGAAAAAATTTAATTATACAGGCGTCTGTATTCCTGAAAAACACTACATGGTCAATATATCCAATAAGCTTTCTAAAATTATGGAAATGATAGAAGAAGGTGAATATTTTACAATCAACAGGCCAAGACAATACGGAAAAACGACTACTCTTGACATGTTAGAACGAACATTACCAGATAAAGACTATTTGGCAATCCTTATTAGTTTTGAAGGAGTTGGGGATTTAATGTTTCAGGATGAAATTAGATTTAGCAAAGATTTTTTAGAAATACTTTCCGAAAATATTTTATCCCATAAAAATTTATCAGAATATTTAAGGCAAGAGAGCGGACAAGTAATTGGTTTAAGGGATATTTCTAAGGTTATAACCTCCATTGTTCAAAAAACAGAAAAAAAAATAGTTTTAATGATCGATGAAGTAGATAAAAGCAGTAATAATCAGTTATTTTTAAATTTTTTAGGAATGCTGCGGAATAAATATTTAAATAGAAATAAGGGGAAAAATTCTACCTTTCACAGCGTTATACTTGCAGGAGTTCATGACGTAAAAAGTTTAAAATTAAAAATAAGATCAACAGATGAGCAAAAATACAACAGCCCTTGGAATATTGCTGTAGATTTTAAAGTGGATTTGAGTTTTTCGCCCGAAGAAATACGCACTATGCTGGATGAATACCGCATAGATAAAAATGTAAAAATAGATGCTGGGCAGATTTCTGAAAAGCTTTATTATTACACATCAGGTTATCCGTTTCTGGTAAGTAAGCTTTGCCGAATTATTGATGATGAGATTATGCATGAAAAAAAAGAAATAGAATGGACGGAAAAAGATGTCGAAGCGGCTGTTCAGATAATTCTTAAAGAAAGCAATACCAATTTTGATAGTCTTATTAAAAATTTAGAAAACAATGAAAAATTATATCAAACAGTATATCAAATCATCATAGAAGGATTAGAAAAAACTTATAACATCCATAATCCAGTTATAAATATGGGCATAATGTATGGAATATTTCGTGAAAATTATAAAGTAAAAATACATAACCGAATTTATGAGCAGCTTATTTACAATTATCTAAGCTCAAAGCTTGAAACATCAATGGATATAGGTAGCTACAATTTTAGGAATAATTTTTTACAGGCAGACGGCTATTTAGATTTCTCAAAAATCCTAATTAAATTTCAAGAATTTATGCGCAAAGAATACAGTGAGAGGGATATTTCTTTTTTAGAACGAAACGGAAGATTGATTTTTTTAGCTTTTTTAAAGCCTGTAATTAATGGAAAAGGTTATGATTTTAAAGAAGTTCAGATATCAGAAGAAAAAAGATTAGACGTTGTTGTAACCTATTTGGAACGCAGATATGTAGTAGAATTGAAAGTCTGGCATGGGCCTGAAGCTCATGCAAAAGGGATTTTGCAGTTAAAAGATTACATAGACAGGATTGATGTAAATGAAGGATATTTGATAATTTATGACTTTCGTGGAAAAAAAGAATGGAAACAGGAACAAATAATGGTCGAAAACAAAGAAATTTTTATGATTTGGGTCTAA
- a CDS encoding SUMF1/EgtB/PvdO family nonheme iron enzyme: MKNQKLINKFSLCIFVLLILIMPILLMLSCDDGNNGKQNAEDEQGYISVGLVLLDEAGNPIEGGNTTRASSIDCSQTGLHKIQFLAYDEYGTGLAGTEEYCDIHKIRLNVAPGINRSLKVFGKDVNSKVIYKGEVYGINVNKGQYTPVFVELKSVSDNPVTKNPPVVIITSPVNMASFYEGENITFSANVTDIEDGALSGTSLIWSSDINGQIGFGNSFAISSLWVGSHKVTLTARDSSGLQSSASITIIINQKGNTVPIVKITSPADNSSFVEGSSIAFAGSATDAEDGTLTGNSLVWDSTINGRLGTGNNLSLNNLSVGTHTIYLTAYDSLGAQQSYSIKVTITQKSNSAPSVTINSPSNNSSFTQGTSISFSGSATDPEDGTLSGSSLVWTSSRDGQLGTGTSFSKSSLTVGTHTVTLTATDSSGASNSSSITVTISSSSPSLQDTITNSIGMTFVLIKSGKFTMGSPSSELGRDSDETQHEVTLTKSFYMQTTEVTQGQWKAVMGSNPSYFNSCGDNCPVEQVSWDDCQTFISKLNQKEGVNVYRLPTEAEWEYSARAGTTAAFVTGGINVTDCGYDLNLDTIGWYCNNSCVTYSGGYDCSSWGGQCSKCGSHPVGQKQANLWGLYDMHGNVREWCADWYGLYPSSAVIDPTGPTTGSDHVLRGGSWISYVQSCRSSDRFVYTPSYQISGIGLRLSRTP; the protein is encoded by the coding sequence ATGAAGAATCAGAAATTAATTAACAAATTCAGTTTATGTATCTTTGTATTATTAATTTTAATAATGCCGATTTTACTGATGCTAAGCTGTGATGATGGTAATAATGGAAAACAAAATGCTGAAGATGAACAAGGCTATATTTCAGTTGGTTTAGTATTATTAGATGAAGCAGGAAATCCAATTGAGGGAGGGAATACAACAAGAGCATCATCAATAGATTGCTCCCAAACAGGATTGCATAAAATTCAGTTTTTAGCTTATGACGAATATGGAACTGGTTTAGCCGGCACAGAAGAATATTGTGATATTCATAAGATTAGATTAAATGTCGCACCCGGAATAAATCGTTCCTTAAAGGTTTTTGGAAAAGATGTAAATTCAAAAGTAATATACAAAGGTGAAGTATATGGAATCAATGTAAACAAAGGTCAATATACTCCTGTATTTGTAGAATTAAAATCTGTATCTGATAATCCAGTAACGAAAAATCCTCCGGTAGTTATAATAACATCTCCTGTAAATATGGCATCTTTTTATGAAGGAGAAAATATAACATTTTCTGCTAATGTAACAGATATAGAAGATGGAGCTTTAAGCGGAACTTCGTTAATTTGGTCCTCAGATATAAATGGCCAAATAGGTTTTGGTAATTCCTTTGCAATAAGCAGTTTATGGGTAGGTTCCCATAAAGTAACATTAACAGCTCGCGATAGTTCTGGATTACAGTCAAGTGCATCAATTACAATAATAATTAATCAAAAAGGCAATACTGTTCCAATAGTAAAAATAACATCCCCCGCTGATAATAGTTCATTTGTTGAAGGTTCAAGTATAGCTTTTGCTGGCAGTGCAACAGATGCAGAAGATGGAACATTAACAGGAAATTCTTTAGTTTGGGATTCCACAATAAATGGAAGGCTTGGAACTGGAAATAATTTAAGTTTAAATAATTTATCAGTAGGGACTCATACTATATATTTAACAGCCTATGACAGTTTAGGTGCTCAGCAAAGTTATTCAATAAAAGTTACAATAACTCAAAAGTCAAACTCAGCTCCATCAGTAACAATAAATTCACCATCAAATAACAGTTCATTTACTCAAGGAACAAGCATAAGTTTTTCAGGAAGTGCAACAGACCCAGAAGATGGAACATTAAGTGGCAGTTCATTGGTATGGACATCCAGCAGAGATGGACAGCTTGGCACAGGAACTTCTTTCAGTAAAAGCAGTTTAACTGTAGGCACTCATACAGTTACACTCACAGCAACTGACAGTAGCGGTGCAAGCAACAGCAGTTCGATTACAGTTACTATCAGTTCAAGCTCACCATCACTTCAAGACACTATAACAAACAGCATAGGTATGACATTTGTATTAATTAAATCAGGCAAGTTTACAATGGGTAGTCCATCAAGCGAGCTTGGTAGAGATTCAGATGAAACTCAGCATGAAGTAACATTAACCAAGTCTTTCTATATGCAGACTACAGAAGTTACACAGGGACAATGGAAAGCTGTGATGGGTAGTAATCCATCTTACTTTAATAGCTGTGGAGATAACTGTCCAGTTGAGCAAGTTAGCTGGGATGATTGTCAGACATTTATTAGTAAGTTAAATCAAAAAGAAGGGGTGAATGTATATAGGCTACCTACAGAAGCCGAATGGGAATATTCTGCAAGGGCTGGTACGACTGCGGCTTTTGTGACCGGAGGAATAAATGTAACGGACTGCGGTTATGATTTAAATTTAGATACGATAGGGTGGTATTGTAATAATAGTTGTGTAACATATTCAGGTGGATATGATTGTTCAAGTTGGGGAGGTCAATGTTCGAAATGTGGATCTCATCCAGTAGGACAAAAACAGGCGAATTTATGGGGACTGTATGATATGCATGGCAATGTCAGGGAGTGGTGTGCAGATTGGTATGGGTTGTACCCTTCTAGTGCTGTGATTGATCCTACTGGTCCTACTACTGGATCAGACCATGTCTTACGGGGAGGCAGTTGGATTAGCTATGTGCAGAGCTGTCGTTCCTCCGATCGCTTCGTTTACACGCCGTCCTATCAAATAAGCGGTATCGGACTACGCCTCTCGAGGACACCTTAG
- a CDS encoding caspase family protein, protein MKTKRFLQDFIIFSVLLLLFSCSSKNYDYTESIKMPEIKIASEVAKGIKQQGDIDIALEPSKNFKISDESVASLIRFKNLSGSHYIQWKWYVGDSLYSESKRLPIGIEEGKVADVATVWHKISLKGVNPYEIAGKWKVQVYFDNELKCSDDFEVKGQVFQKSDVDIDIPKGDIPEHDGIAVVIGNSSYLHLPPVAYAHHDAQVIKEYLIKTLKYKEENIIFKLDLSNKTDFDSLFGGKGEYNKSELARKVIPQKSDIFIYYSGHGIPDTDNKKDACLVPIDYNSNDSKNISYKAYSLGILYENIGSLNAKSITVVLDSCFSGKVSSDEKEVHIIPNASPVMMVTDIKLAKGMNILCSSDGDQISNWYPEKQHGIFTYFFLKAIQGHADKNNDKEITFKEIEDYISGERFGVPSVAYSLYKRNQNPFVSPKNNDKIFVKLD, encoded by the coding sequence ATGAAAACAAAAAGATTTTTACAAGATTTTATAATATTTAGCGTATTGTTATTATTATTTTCCTGTAGTTCTAAAAATTATGATTACACTGAAAGTATAAAAATGCCTGAAATAAAAATTGCAAGTGAAGTTGCAAAAGGAATAAAGCAGCAGGGAGATATAGATATTGCCCTTGAGCCATCAAAAAATTTTAAAATTTCAGACGAATCAGTAGCATCTTTGATTAGATTTAAAAATCTTTCAGGAAGTCATTACATTCAATGGAAATGGTATGTTGGAGATAGTCTTTATTCTGAATCCAAAAGACTTCCAATAGGCATTGAAGAAGGAAAGGTAGCAGATGTTGCAACAGTATGGCACAAAATATCATTAAAAGGAGTAAATCCTTATGAAATAGCAGGTAAATGGAAAGTTCAGGTTTACTTTGACAATGAGCTAAAATGTTCAGATGACTTTGAAGTTAAAGGTCAAGTTTTTCAAAAATCGGATGTGGATATAGATATTCCAAAAGGTGATATCCCTGAACATGACGGAATAGCTGTAGTTATTGGTAATAGCAGTTATTTGCATTTACCGCCAGTAGCTTATGCTCACCATGATGCTCAGGTAATAAAAGAATACCTAATTAAAACTCTAAAATACAAAGAAGAAAATATTATATTTAAATTGGATTTATCAAATAAAACAGATTTTGATTCTCTATTTGGAGGAAAAGGAGAATATAACAAGAGTGAGTTGGCAAGAAAAGTAATTCCCCAAAAATCAGATATATTCATTTATTACAGTGGTCACGGTATTCCTGATACAGATAATAAGAAGGATGCTTGTTTAGTGCCGATTGATTATAATAGCAATGATAGCAAAAATATTAGCTATAAAGCTTATTCTTTAGGAATTCTTTACGAAAACATTGGAAGCTTAAATGCAAAATCAATTACTGTAGTTTTGGATTCCTGTTTTTCAGGTAAAGTATCATCAGACGAAAAAGAAGTGCACATAATACCTAATGCAAGTCCTGTTATGATGGTTACAGATATAAAATTGGCAAAAGGCATGAATATTTTATGTAGTTCAGACGGAGACCAAATCAGCAATTGGTATCCTGAAAAACAGCATGGAATTTTTACTTATTTTTTTCTTAAAGCCATACAAGGACATGCGGATAAAAACAACGATAAGGAAATAACTTTTAAAGAAATTGAAGATTATATTTCTGGTGAGAGATTTGGAGTTCCTTCTGTTGCCTACAGCCTTTATAAAAGAAATCAAAATCCTTTTGTTTCTCCAAAAAATAATGACAAGATTTTTGTAAAATTGGATTAA